The following are from one region of the Myxocyprinus asiaticus isolate MX2 ecotype Aquarium Trade chromosome 2, UBuf_Myxa_2, whole genome shotgun sequence genome:
- the si:dkey-185m8.2 gene encoding trichohyalin isoform X2: MEIQREDSFFLERRQKAVEATGESLSRPIPLPELRLVLLGRKGAGKSSAGNTILGPAGGFETGKPTEECVKRRADVAGKRVTVVDTPGWEWYYPVNGTPGWVRRETMRSMSLCPPGPHAVLLVVRSCTSVTADYHQQIEEHLELLGKAVWDHTMVLFTRGDELGSIPIEQRIQNGGKSFQRLLERCGNRFHVFENKRRVDDRTQVKELMRKMEKLVEERQGRYYEPDRLLIELEVEGKRRARERRKKQRLMEAQTQKGTIRSVLTNDNLQVEDLDERNLFSRGSRRLPELRLVLLGERETGKSSAGNAILGGSGYFKIGDATEECLRHQAEVSNRLVTVVDVPGWEGGPEGITPERVKREIGMSVTLCPPGPHAILLTLRVDALVQAPAVREHLELLGETVWRHTILLFTRGDQLREGVTIEQHIQGGGKDLHWLMERCSNRFHVISSNSCLKGWNSSAQITGLLEKIEKMVAGNWCEAFSPLVHEIQELGKQKNEKFQLKFKEFNEKIQRQEEELKKMKEREVRSIRWFFERRKKDKVYSPGKTEREEAPYKGEDDRKSMMGELEERMAWLTEDREREIQELTTEISKVMAAFKQGLREKEQLVMRLEERDREGEELKEKVDELQIKLLEVERMGVEKEQERKEREEELQRVHQDEINKLRNKLVDAENEKDMLKKKAEETQKEMDASQRKYEEHIEQNKKDTESKLKEKDNKIENILTEIQKAESREREQCERWRERDEKREKEMDKLSEVIEMMTQEMEELRISFQEQVKITDTEREMHGDVVEKYNTLLDKLVGKDEEIVALRQEHEQTRRDKKKELHRNVETQEKLQEKEEEIAKLRQRDLEKDRELDTLRKNIEKLKDSIEENIEKSAAQMKHSEKESKRKEEEIVKLKQTDQEKDREIDTLQQKICEKQKDIEKLKESIQSIIEESAAQLKQLQDEFKVKEKEIVKLKQTDLEKEEEMNTLRQNISEKQTEIQKFRDSIRANTEESAAQMKKIEDELIRKGEEITKLRQSDLKKNAEIDTLQQSISKNQKEIEMLKCSIQSNIEESAAQLKKLMEEFNVKEEEIAKLKQTDLDKDKEMDILRQNIIVKHIDIEKLKDSINLNTKESASQLKLLLEEVKTKEVEITKLKERDLEKDKEMDTLRQIINNKHRGLEKLRESIQENTEESAAQLKHLEEEFEIKIEDYKRKNQMMSEEMERLKNQHEERIRHVEKENRLAIEMKENTINQLQRQLGDNERSLEELRQQYKEDQERIDILQSMNAELAKELEELKFKCEGFERDLQAHREAEERRETEIKEIFVRYEMQKTKDAQTLKQMKGQEQEIDQLKQVLEELKEKQNEKETEMKEMKAYYDERLIERKELEIQESEREQELHRREREVEKREENLADQLKELEQNKLDLVTRQDEINNLEREIRDMQKNLEIECQNNKCLAADVERMREEIEKRQQEIMDREENIKVKEQQIKSEREELEETEKVLESKQKEMRDSTEKQEKNWENLRQQLKRREEELQETEENFAKEQHILKEEENSLKVLRENLEKRENELQKREQMLEVMIQELSNNSKELDNNKQDVEKWQAELSNKEYDLLQRKDGLQNKEEELVQREKDLELKDKMLMELNQDVKKREQKLIELECIKEVLGKREQKLIKSEEALSQREQKLKSKEIYLEKRQQVMQNREEQLQQEKQQNEDMFNGLKKQQDVLKDRELALDTRETELRHLETELKIQDNNMTDKDKFLQTRELDVKKNETDFETKTQMLEVLKITLEVKEKELEECKNQLESRIQDLNNEQDNLKNKREELEKWEKYLYNTELKLVNKVPFSKYQQWKSNAEFNGKQAETEHIHKMYQEVGVDGSICESDAREKKHNGIGKERNDEQKMELISSSANNRLVKAYNGKGTLEVKYQQKDAEIYAEKELGGISDVESEEDFFDSSSHGFQTTQGIDFPISELRLMLLGDTWSSRCLARHILLGPDADGSNPWRGDISGRHLTLVEPQGVQWNVPCLC; the protein is encoded by the exons ATGGAAATACAGAGAGAAGATTCTTTCTTCTTGG AGAGGAGACAGAAGGCAGTTGAAGCCACTGGAGAAAGTCTTAGTCGGCCTATACCTCTTCCTGAACTTCGCTTGGTTTTACTAGGCCGTAAAGGTGCTGGGAAGAGCTCTGCTGGAAATACCATTTTAGGCCCGGCTGGGGGGTTTGAGACAGGTAAACCAACTGAGGAGTGTGTGAAGAGACGTGCCGATGTAGCAGGAAAGCGTGTTACAGTTGTGGACACCCCTGGTTGGGAATGGTACTACCCGGTTAATGGTACTCCTGGCTGGGTAAGGAGAGAGACAATGCGAAGTATGTCCTTGTGCCCACCAGGCCCCCATGCTGTCCTTCTAGTGGTACGATCCTGTACCTCAGTGACAGCAGACTACCATCAGCAGATTGAAGAGCACCTAGAGCTTTTGGGCAAAGCAGTGTGGGATCACACGATGGTGCTGTTCACACGAGGGGACGAATTGGGCTCCATTCCTATTGAACAGAGGATTCAAAATGGGGGCAAGTCCTTCCAGAGGCTTCTGGAAAGGTGTGGAAACAGATTCCATGTTTTCGAGAACAAACGGCGTGTTGATGACAGAACTCAGGTGAAGGAACTAATGAGGAAGATGGAAAAGCTGGTTGAGGAGAGACAGGGCAGATATTATGAGCCAGATCGTCTTCTTATTGAGCTTGAGGTGGAGGGCAAAAGGAGGGCACGAGAGAGGAGGAAGAAACAGAGGCTGATGGAGGCTCAGACGCAGAAAGGAACCATCAGATCTGTGCTAACAA ATGATAATCTTCAAGTTGAAGACTTGGACGAAAGGAATCTCTTCTCTAGAGGTTCACGGCGTCTTCCAGAGCTGAGACTTGTTCTACTTGGAGAGCGGGAGACAGGGAAAAGTTCTGCTGGGAATGCCATCCTCGGAGGATCAGGATACTTTAAAATTGGAGATGCTACAGAGGAATGTTTACGACATCAGGCGGAGGTTTCAAACAGACTGGTCACGGTGGTGGATGTGCCTGGATGGGAGGGTGGACCAGAGGGAATAACTCCAGAAAGAGTGAAGCGAGAAATCGGAATGAGTGTGACACTGTGTCCTCCAGGACCTCATGCTATTCTTCTGACGCTGAGAGTGGATGCGCTCGTCCAAGCTCCAGCAGTCCGAGAGCATCTGGAGCTTCTAGGGGAGACAGTTTGGAGACATACAATTCTTCTCTTCACAAGAGGTGATCAGCTTCGAGAGGGAGTCACTATTGAGCAGCATATTCAAGGAGGAGGCAAAGATCTCCACTGGCTGATGGAAAGATGTTCAAATAGGTTCCACGTCATCAGCAGCAACTCTTGTTTGAAAGGTTGGAATTCCTCAGCACAGATAACTGGACTTCTTGAGAAGATTGAGAAAATGGTAGCAGGAAATTGGTGCGAGGCCTTCTCGCCACTAGTGCATGAGATTCAGGAGTTAGGAAAACAAAAGAATGAGAAATTCCAACTTAAGTTTAAGGAGTTTAATGAGAAGATTCAACGGCAGGAAGAAGAACTAAAGAAAATGAAGGAAAGAGAGGTGAGGAGCATTAGGTGGTTTTTCGAAAGACGAAAAAAAGACAAAGTGTATTCCCCTGGGAAGACAGAAAGGGAGGAGGCGCCATACAAGGGTGAAGATGACAGGAAGAGCATGATGGGCGAATTGGAGGAGAGGATGGCATGGTTGACGGAAGACAGGGAGAGGGAGATACAAGAGCTGACCACAGAAATAAGCAAAGTCATGGCGGCTTTTAAACAGGGACTTCGAGAAAAAGAGCAACTGGTAATGCGATTAGAGGAAAGAGACAGAGAGGGGGAAGAACTTAAAGAAAAAGTGGATGAACTTCAAATAAAACTGCTGGAAGTGGAACGAATGGGTGTAGAGAAAGAGCAAGAACGaaaggagagagaggaagaattGCAACGAGTACACCAGGATGAGATAAATAAATTGAGAAACAAACTGGTTGATGCAGAAAATGAGAAagatatgctaaaaaaaaaagctgaagaaACACAGAAAGAGATGGATGCATCACAACGCAAGTATGAAGAACACATCGAACAGAACAAGAAAGATACAGAGAGCAAACTGAAAGAAAAGGACAATAAAATAGAAAACATTCTCACAGAAATTCAGAAGGCTGAGAGCAGAGAAAGAGAACAATGtgaaagatggagagaaagagatgaaaagagggagaaagagatgGACAAACTGAGTGAAGTGATAGAGATGATGACACAAGAGATGGAAGAGCTACGGATATCATTCCAAGAGCAAGTAAAAATCACGGACACGGAGAGAGAAATGCATGGAGATGTTGTGGAGAAATACAACACACTCTTAGATAAACTTGTAGGGAAAGATGAAGAAATAGTTGCCCTGCGTCAGGAGCATGAGCAAACAAGAAGAGATAAAAAGAAAGAGCTGCATCGAAATGTTGAAACACAAGAGAAACTGCAGgagaaagaagaagaaatagCCAAGTTAAGACAAAGAGACTTGGAGAAAGACAGAGAACTTGACACACTGAGAAAAAACATAGAAAAGTTGAAAGATAGTATTGAGGAAAATATTGAAAAAAGTGCAGCTCAAATGAAACATTCAGAGAAagaatcaaaaagaaaagaagaggaAATAGtcaaattaaaacaaacagaccaggagaaagacagagaaattGACACACTCCAGCAAAAGATTTGCGAAAAACAGAAAGACATAGAAAAGTTAAAAGAGAGCATTCAGTCAATTATTGAGGAAAGTGCAGCTCAACTGAAACAGTTACAGGATGAATTcaaggtaaaagaaaaggaaatagtcaaattaaaacaaacagaccTGGAAAAAGAGGAAGAAATGAACACACTGAGGCAAAATATAAgtgaaaaacagacagaaatacaAAAGTTCAGAGACAGCATCCGGGCAAATACTGAAGAAAGTGCAGctcaaatgaaaaaaatagagGATGAGCTGATTAGAAAAGGAGAGGAAATTACCAAATTACGACAAAGTGACTTGAAGAAAAATGCAGAAATCGACACACTGCAGCAAAGCATTAGCAAGAATCAGAAAGAAATTGAAATGTTGAAATGCAGTATTCAGTCAAATATTGAAGAAAGTGCAGCACAACTAAAAAAATTAATGGAAGAATTCAATGTAAAAGAAGAGGAAATAGCCAAATTGAAGCAAACAGACCTAGACAAAGACAAAGAAATGGACATACTGAGGCAAAATATTATTGTCAAACATATAGACATAGAAAAGTTGAAAGACAGTATTAATTTAAATACCAAAGAAAGTGCTTCTCAACTGAAACTTTTGCTGGAAGAAGTGAAAACCAAAGAAGTGGAAATAACCAAACTAAAAGAAAGAGATCTGGAGAAAGACAAAGAAATGGACACACTGAGGCAAATTATCAACAATAAACACAGAGGCTTGGAAAAGTTAAGAGAAAGCATTCAGGAAAATACTGAAGAAAGTGCAGCACAATTGAAACATTTAGAGGAAGAGTTTGAAATAAAAATTGAGGATTATAAAAGAAAGAATCAGATGATGTCAGAGGAGATGGAAAGACTAAAAAATCAGCATGAGGAAAGAATCAGACATGTAGAAAAGGAAAATAGACTGGCAATTGAAATGAAAGAGAACACCATAAATCAGTTACAGCGCCAACTTGGAGACAATGAAAGAAGTTTGGAAGAGCTAAGACAGCAATACAAGGAAGACCAAGAAAGAATTGACATATTGCAAAGCATGAATGCAGAACTGGCAAAAGAATTAGAAGAGCTGAAGTTTAAGTGTGAGGGTTTTGAGAGAGATCTGCAAGCTCACAGAGAAGCAGAGGAAAGAAGAGAGACCGAAATTAAAGAGATATTTGTCCGCTATGAGATGCAAAAAACCAAAGACGCTCAGACTCTGAAGCAAATGAAAGGGCAAGAACAAGAGATAGATCAGCTTAAACAGGTGCTGGAGGAATTAAAAGAGAAGCAGAATGAGAAGGAGACTGAGATGAAAGAGATGAAGGCATATTATGATGAGAGATTGATCGAGAGAAAAGAACTTGAGATTCAAGAATCAGAGAGAGAACAGGAACTTCACAGAAGAGAGAGGGAGGtagaaaaaagagaagagaatTTAGCAGATCAGTTGAAGGAACTAGAACAAAACAAACTCGATTTGGTAACAAGACAGGATGAAATTAATAATTTAGAGCGAGAGATTAGGGACATGCAGAAAAATCTTGAAATTGAGtgtcaaaacaacaaatgtttggCTGCAGATGTGGAAAGAATGAGAGAAGAGATCGAGAAACGACAGCAAGAAATTATGGATAGGGAGGAAAATATAAAAGTAAAAGAGCAACAGATAAAAAGTGAAAGGGAAGAGCTAGAGGAAACTGAGAAAGTATTGGAGAGCAAGCAAAAGGAAATGAGAGATTCGACtgaaaaacaggagaaaaatTGGGAAAACCTTAGACAACAGCTGAAGAGGAGAGAAGAAGAACTTCAAGAAACTGAGGAGAATTTTGCGAAAGAACAACATATtcttaaagaagaagaaaattctTTGAAAGTGCTGAGAGAGAATctggaaaagagagaaaatgaacttcaaaAACGAGAACAGATGTTGGAAGTAATGATCCAAGAGCTATCAAACAACTCAAAGGAACTTGACAACAACAAACAGGATGTAGAAAAATGGCAAGCTGAATTGAGTAATAAGGAATATGATCTTCTACAAAGAAAAGATGGATTACAGAATAAGGAGGAAGAACTTGTTCAGAGAGAGAAGGACCTTGAACTCAAAGACAAAATGCTCATGGAGCTAAATCAAGATGTGAAAAAACGAGAGCAAAAATTAATTGAGCTCGAATGCATTAAAGAAGTGTTAGGAAAAAGGGAGCAAAAACTGATCAAAAGTGAAGAGGCACTTTCTCAGAGAGAGCAGAAGCTGAAGAGTAAAGAAATATACTTGGAGAAAAGACAGCAAGTCATGCAAAATAGGGAAGAACAGTTGCAACAGGAGAAACAACAGAATGAAGACATGTTTAACGGCCTCAAGAAACAACAGGACGTTTTGAAAGACAGAGAACTTGCTTTAGATACCAGAGAAACAGAGTTACGCCACTTAGAAACTGAGCTCAAAATCCAAGATAATAACATGACAGATAAAGATAAATTCCTGCAAACCCGAGAACTAGATGTGAAGAAAAACGAAACTGATTTTGAGACAAAAACGCAAATGCTAGAAGTCCTAAAAATAACTTTAGAGGTGAAAGAAAAAGAGCTGGAGGAATGTAAAAACCAACTGGAGAGCAGAATACAGGACTTAAATAATGAACAAGACAATCTGAAAAACAAGCGAGAAGAGCTTGAAAAATGGGAGAAATATCTGTATAACACAGAGCTCAAACTGGTAAACAAAGTGCCTTTCTCAAAGTATCAACAATGGAAAAGCAATGCTGAATTTAATGGGAAACAAGCAGAAACAGAACACATCCATAAAATGTACCAGGAAGTTGGAGTAGATGGTAGCATTTGTGAGAGCGATGCAAGAGAGAAAAAGCATAACGGAATTGGAAAAGAAAGGAACGATGAACAGAAAATGGAGTTGATTTCTTCCTCTGCAAATAACAGACTCGTAAAGGCTTATAATGGTAAAGGGACACTGGAAGTCAAGTATCAACAGAAAGATGCTGAAATCTATGCAGAAAAAGAGCTGGGTGGCATTTCTGATGTGGAAAGTGAGGAAGACTTCTTTGACTCTTCAAGCCATGGTTTTCAAACAACCCAAGGCATAGACTTCCCCATCTCGGAGTTAAGACTGATGCTTCTGGGGGACACTTGGTCTTCACGTTGCTTAGCTAGACACATTTTATTGGGGCCTGATGCAGACGGAAGCAACCCTTGGAGGGGAGATATATCTGGCAGGCACCTTACTCTCGTGGAGCCTCAAG GTGTGCAGTGGAACGTACCATGTCTGTGCTAG